In the genome of Triticum urartu cultivar G1812 chromosome 5, Tu2.1, whole genome shotgun sequence, one region contains:
- the LOC125509838 gene encoding wall-associated receptor kinase 2-like, with amino-acid sequence MAMFAVLLLLAAPLLPPAAAQRPPGCRRQCGNVTVPYPFGIGARCHRAEGRGFRLECDDTRRPPRLTVAGYGHEVVAISLASAEATVLLNASRACYDRASGSGRVLGRREYPMALNGSAFLFSSMKSKFVAIGCPDLAYFVDDGGYYVTGCMSVCRPSERALPGSCRGDDGCCQSNIPLGLASYRPHLRSFGRRQQQQGGTFLANSTGCAYAFMVDAWWFWYAGSHFNRTGDFAVPVVLDWAIRGAGAGASCAAVRENATAYACRSAHSVCLDSTNGPGYVCNCSSGYEGNPYVLGGCIDVDECARHDLYPCYGVCTNTPGSYLCTCPKGWSGNSTVQDGCHQQDKFTLALKAVTGVSIGVFMVILACFWAHLSLQKRRMLRAKQRFFEQNGGLLLQQHLGSLASSGVAFKIFSEEEIKKATGNFDEARVLGRGGNGVVYRGVLPGAGGSTTVAIKRSRVADEKQLKEFSKEMLILSQINHRNVVKLLGCCLEVEVPMLVYEYVPNGSLHRYIHGGGGKSEAPLPPGERLRVAAESAHALAYMHSSASPPILHGDVKSANILLDGELTAKVSDFGASRLAPADEAQVATLVQGTCGYLDPEYLLTCQLTCKSDVYSFAVVLLELLTGRKAFCPDGPEEDDTSLAFSFVTAVQGGRHREIMDGNVREELGDEVIDDAAELVIRCLSLTGEERPTMMEVADKIERLRSCACRNATV; translated from the exons ATGGCAATGTTTGCCGTTCTGCTGCTGCTGGCAGCGCCGCTGCTTCCACCGGCAGCAGCGCAGCGGCCGCCGGGGTGCCGGCGGCAGTGCGGCAACGTGACCGTCCCCTACCCCTTCGGAATCGGAGCGCGCTGCCACCGTGCCGAGGGCCGTGGGTTCCGGCTCGAGTGCGACGACACGCGCCGCCCACCGCGCCTGACCGTGGCCGGCTACGGCCACGAGGTGGTTGCCATCTCGCTCGCCTCCGCCGAGGCCACCGTGCTGCTCAACGCCAGCCGCGCCTGCTACGACCGTGCCTCCGGCTCCGGCCGCGTTCTTGGCCGGCGGGAGTACCCCATGGCCCTCAACGGCAGCGCCTTCCTCTTCTCCTCCATGAAGAGCAAGTTCGTGGCCATCGGCTGCCCCGACCTGGCCTACTTCGTGGACGACGGGGGGTACTACGTGACCGGGTGCATGTCGGTGTGCCGGCCGTCGGAGCGCGCGCTGCCCGGGTCGTGCCGGGGCGACGACGGCTGCTGCCAGAGCAACATCCCGCTGGGGCTGGCCTCCTACCGCCCGCACCTCCGCAGCTTCGGCCGGCGCCAGCAGCAGCAGGGAGGGACGTTCCTGGCCAACTCCACGGGCTGCGCCTACGCGTTCATGGTGGACGCCTGGTGGTTCTGGTACGCCGGCTCCCACTTCAACAGGACGGGCGACTTCGCCGTGCCCGTCGTGCTGGACTGGGCCATCAGAGGCGCCGGCGCCGGGGCCTCCTGCGCCGCCGTGCGGGAGAACGCCACCGCCTACGCGTGCCGGAGCGCGCACAGCGTGTGCCTGGACTCGACCAACGGCCCGGGCTACGTCTGCAACTGCAGCAGCGGCTACGAGGGGAACCCCTATGTCCTCGGCGGCTGCATCG ATGTGGACGAATGCGCGCGACATGATCTGTACCCGTGCTACGGCGTGTGTACCAACACGCCAGGCAGCTACCTCTGCACATGCcccaaggggtggagtggaaactcTACCGTGCAGGATGGTTGCCACCAGCAAGACAAATTCACATTAGCGTTGAAGGCTGTCACAG GTGTAAGCATAGGAGTGTTCATGGTGATCCTGGCGTGCTTCTGGGCACACCTGAGTCTTCAGAAGAGGAGGATGCTGAGAGCAAAGCAGAGGTTCTTCGAGCAGAACGGTGGCCTCCTCCTGCAGCAGCACCTGGGTTCGCTGGCCAGCTCCGGCGTGGCGTTCAAGATCTTTTCCGAGGAGGAGATCAAGAAGGCCACCGGCAACTTCGACGAGGCGCGGGTCCTCGGCCGAGGAGGCAACGGTGTGGTCTACAGGGGCGTCCTCCCCGGCGCCGGCGGCTCCACCACCGTTGCCATCAAGAGGTCCAGGGTGGCCGATGAGAAGCAGCTCAAGGAGTTCTCCAAGGAGATGCTGATCCTCTCGCAGATCAACCACAGGAACGTGGTGAAGCTGCTGGGATGCTGCCTCGAGGTCGAGGTGCCCATGCTCGTCTACGAGTACGTCCCCAACGGCAGCCTCCACCGCTACatccacggcggcggcggcaagagCGAGGCGCCCTTGCCGCCCGGGGAGCGCCTTCGCGTCGCCGCCGAGTCGGCGCACGCGCTCGCGTACATGCACTCGTCCGCCTCGCCCCCGATCCTGCACGGCGACGTCAAGTCCGCAAACATCCTGCTCGACGGCGAGCTCACCGCCAAGGTCTCCGACTTCGGCGCGTCAAGGCTCGCGCCCGCTGACGAGGCCCAGGTGGCGACGCTTGTCCAGGGAACCTGCGGGTACCTCGACCCGGAGTATTTGCTCACGTGCCAGCTCACCTGCAAGAGCGACGTGTACAGCTTCGCGGTGGTGCTGCTGGAGCTCCTCACCGGGAGGAAGGCGTTCTGCCCGGACGGGCCGGAGGAGGATGACACCAGCCTCGCATTCTCCTTCGTCACGGCTGTCCAAGGGGGAAGGCACCGGGAGATCATGGACGGAAATGTCAGGGAGGAGCTCGGGGACGAGGTGATAGACGACGCCGCGGAGCTGGTTATACGGTGCCTGAGCTTGACCGGTGAGGAGAGGCCGACAATGATGGAGGTTGCCGACAAGATCGAGAGATTGAGAAGCTGCGCATGCAGAAATGCAACCGTATAG
- the LOC125509836 gene encoding uncharacterized protein LOC125509836, translated as MEVPRVSKKKTRSEEWEVLKTEFGRMFRPQLRNLGELFSLRRVYDIEDYQLGTLFGAFLGCVGCYQLWKTAPSIFVDAVLAFIFYKLSVLSSELHRSHKSNSLITRLKFGIILIMVWKDIKKNYVLLDVIRHMMYPTHSSIHDNIHT; from the exons ATGGAGGTGCCGCGCGTCAGTAAGAAGAAGACCAGGAGCGAGGAATGGGAGGTGTTGAAGACGGAGTTCGGACGCATGTTCCGCCCGCAGCTTCGCAACTTAGGGGAACTCTTTTCGCTCCGCCGTGTCTACGACATTGAGGATTATCAGCTGGGCACCCTCTTTG GTGCATTTCTTGGATGTGTTGGCTGTTACCAACTGTGGAAGACGGCGCCTTCCATATTTGTTGATGCAGTGCTCGCATTCATCTTCTACAAGCTCAGTGTTTTGTCCTCAGAGTTACACAGAAGCCACAAGTCCAACAGCCTGATTACGCGGCTGAAATTcg GCATCATACTTATCATGGTTTGGAAGGACATCAAGAAAAACTATGTCCTCCTGGATGTTATTAG ACATATGATGTATCCAACACATAGCTCCatccatgacaacatacataCATAA